In the genome of Halostella limicola, one region contains:
- a CDS encoding thiamine pyrophosphate-dependent enzyme, translating to MSAFNAIGEERDIDRDEFTPGLEPQPTWCPGCGDFGVLKALKQALPEVGRTPDETLTVTGIGCSGKLNSYLETYGFHTIHGRSLPVARAAKLANPGVEVIAAGGDGDGYGIGGNHFVHTARENHDMTYIVFNNEIFGLTKGQTSPTSPKGHKSKTQPSGSAKMPIRPLSQSLTSGASYIARTAAVNPNQAKEIIKEAIEHDGFAHIDFLTQCPTWNKDAKQYVPYVDIQDSDDYDFDIHDRREASEMMYEAEDALYEGEVLTGRFYVDDERPSYQEEKQAIGEMPDEPLAERYFDDDYEWERSADLLERHK from the coding sequence ATGAGCGCATTCAACGCAATCGGTGAAGAACGCGACATCGACCGAGACGAATTCACGCCCGGGCTGGAGCCCCAGCCGACGTGGTGTCCGGGATGCGGCGACTTCGGCGTCCTGAAGGCGCTGAAGCAGGCCCTCCCGGAGGTCGGCCGCACGCCCGACGAGACGCTGACGGTAACGGGGATCGGCTGCTCGGGCAAGCTGAACAGCTACCTCGAAACGTACGGCTTCCACACGATCCACGGTCGGTCGCTCCCGGTCGCCCGCGCCGCCAAGCTCGCCAACCCCGGCGTCGAGGTCATCGCCGCCGGCGGGGACGGCGACGGCTACGGCATCGGCGGGAACCACTTCGTCCACACTGCCCGGGAGAACCACGACATGACCTACATCGTGTTCAACAACGAGATCTTCGGGCTGACGAAGGGCCAGACCTCGCCGACGAGCCCGAAGGGTCACAAGTCGAAGACCCAGCCCTCGGGCAGCGCCAAGATGCCCATCCGGCCGCTGTCCCAGAGCCTGACGTCCGGCGCGTCGTACATCGCCCGGACGGCCGCCGTCAACCCGAACCAGGCCAAGGAGATCATCAAGGAGGCCATCGAGCACGACGGCTTCGCGCACATCGACTTCCTGACCCAGTGCCCGACCTGGAACAAGGACGCGAAGCAGTACGTCCCGTACGTGGACATCCAGGACAGCGACGACTACGACTTCGACATCCACGACCGCCGCGAGGCGTCGGAGATGATGTACGAAGCAGAGGACGCCCTCTACGAGGGCGAGGTCCTCACCGGGCGCTTCTACGTCGACGACGAGCGCCCGTCCTACCAGGAGGAGAAGCAGGCGATCGGCGAGATGCCGGACGAACCGCTCGCGGAGCGGTACTTCGACGACGACTACGAGTGGGAGCGCAGTGCCGACCTGCTCGAGCGCCACAAGTAG
- a CDS encoding 2-oxoacid:acceptor oxidoreductase subunit alpha, with amino-acid sequence MTDNELIWRVAGGSGDGIDSTSQNFAKALMRAGLNVFTHRHYPSRIRGGHTYVEIRAAEHEVKSRGDGYNFLLALGDSFARNPQENAYYGNEETKPLSENLDELREGGIIVYDSGLLDAEDVPNFEERAEENDWHVFDLDLRGLAKEHGREVMRNTAGVGATAALLDMDLTHIEDLMSDAMGGDILEANLQILQESYDQVKEEYDFEHDLRVPTGEHDEEQVLLSGSNAIAYGALDEGCRFISGYPMTPWTDVFTIMSQNLPKFGGISEQVEDEIAAAALAVGASHAGVKAMSGSSGGGFALMSEPLGLAEMTETPVVLVEAMRAGPSTGMPTKPEQGDLEHVLYSSQGDSNRVVFAPGTVAEAYDQTRMAFKMAYDYQIPAIVIFDQKLSGENTNLPASFFDREPNPDPGSVLTEDEIAEAAHDESGKFHRFLHETENGVSPRSLPGQKGGRYLATGNEHNQAGHISEDPENRVYQMDRRMQKLESIRTELDEEHESQQTYHGPEDADYGIITWGSQQGAVEEAVDRLNDAGHSVKSIGVSDMMPFPEREMTEFLESVDEALVVEMNATAQFRGLTQKELGLYGDKMTSLLKYNGNPFEPGEIVKGFEAQIDDSADDLATGTRIEPAAGD; translated from the coding sequence ATGACTGACAACGAACTCATCTGGCGAGTCGCGGGCGGTTCCGGTGACGGGATCGACTCGACGAGCCAGAACTTCGCGAAGGCCCTGATGCGAGCGGGGCTGAACGTATTCACGCATCGTCACTACCCCTCGCGCATCCGCGGTGGCCACACGTACGTGGAGATCCGGGCCGCCGAGCACGAGGTGAAATCGCGCGGTGACGGCTACAACTTCCTGCTCGCGCTGGGCGACTCGTTCGCCCGAAATCCGCAGGAGAACGCCTACTACGGCAACGAGGAGACGAAGCCGCTGTCGGAGAACCTGGACGAACTCCGCGAGGGCGGCATCATCGTGTACGACTCGGGGCTGCTCGACGCCGAGGACGTGCCGAACTTCGAGGAGCGCGCCGAGGAGAACGACTGGCACGTGTTCGACCTCGACCTGCGCGGGCTCGCGAAGGAGCACGGCCGCGAGGTCATGCGGAACACGGCGGGCGTCGGCGCGACTGCCGCGCTGCTGGACATGGACCTCACGCACATCGAGGACCTGATGTCCGACGCCATGGGCGGCGACATCCTGGAGGCGAACCTCCAGATCCTGCAGGAGTCCTACGACCAGGTCAAGGAGGAGTACGACTTCGAGCACGACCTGCGCGTCCCCACGGGCGAGCACGACGAGGAGCAGGTCCTGCTCTCCGGGTCGAACGCGATCGCCTACGGCGCGCTCGACGAGGGCTGCCGGTTCATCTCCGGCTACCCCATGACGCCGTGGACGGACGTGTTCACCATCATGTCCCAGAACCTGCCGAAGTTCGGCGGGATCTCCGAGCAGGTCGAGGATGAGATCGCCGCGGCGGCGCTCGCGGTCGGTGCGAGCCACGCCGGCGTGAAGGCGATGTCCGGCTCCTCCGGCGGCGGCTTCGCCCTGATGAGCGAGCCGCTCGGCCTCGCGGAGATGACCGAGACGCCGGTCGTCCTCGTCGAGGCGATGCGCGCGGGCCCGTCGACCGGGATGCCGACCAAGCCCGAGCAGGGCGACCTCGAACACGTCCTGTACTCCAGCCAGGGCGACTCCAACCGCGTCGTCTTCGCGCCCGGCACGGTCGCCGAGGCGTACGACCAGACGCGGATGGCGTTCAAGATGGCCTACGACTACCAGATCCCGGCCATCGTCATCTTCGACCAGAAGCTCTCCGGCGAGAACACGAACCTCCCCGCGAGCTTCTTCGACCGCGAACCCAACCCGGACCCGGGGAGCGTCCTCACCGAGGACGAGATCGCGGAGGCCGCACACGACGAGTCGGGCAAGTTCCACCGGTTCCTCCACGAGACGGAGAACGGCGTCAGCCCGCGCTCGCTGCCGGGACAGAAGGGCGGTCGCTATCTCGCGACGGGTAACGAGCACAACCAGGCCGGTCACATCAGCGAGGACCCCGAGAACCGGGTCTACCAGATGGACCGCCGGATGCAGAAGCTCGAGTCCATCCGCACGGAGCTCGACGAGGAACACGAGTCCCAGCAGACCTACCACGGTCCCGAGGACGCGGACTACGGGATCATCACGTGGGGCAGTCAGCAGGGCGCGGTCGAGGAGGCCGTCGACCGCCTGAACGACGCCGGTCACTCGGTGAAGTCCATCGGCGTCAGCGACATGATGCCGTTCCCCGAGAGGGAGATGACGGAGTTCTTAGAGAGCGTCGACGAGGCGCTCGTCGTGGAGATGAACGCCACGGCCCAGTTCCGCGGCCTGACCCAGAAGGAACTCGGCCTCTACGGCGACAAGATGACCAGCCTCCTCAAGTACAACGGTAACCCGTTCGAGCCGGGCGAGATCGTCAAGGGCTTCGAGGCCCAGATCGACGACAGCGCTGACGACCTCGCGACCGGTACTCGGATCGAACCCGCAGCAGGTGACTAA
- a CDS encoding PKD domain-containing protein yields the protein MTVLLVTVTVGTPIAGHPPNNEAPLADAGLDQTVSLGSTVLLDATGSQDPDGEIAAYSWRITAPNGSVTSPTCTDCARTEFAPSETGTYAVRVTVTDDDGATSADTLYVNVTPGDSPSVSLTGPDALDTGTEGTYSAVVRRGGASLDNVRWRVDGTVVRSESITDDRIALERSFESRGNRSVTAVVVDESGQRDTATVTTRVASPTSPSPKPSDPVRTDPDPVVRGAELLTGTGPFTETYTVETRRDSSRVEQVSWTRDGESNGTTRELTADWEPGRHSLTSEVTYADGSSANAQFENGSTTVVVDPRPTASFRQIDNGSTLSGIVDASDANGNLQRVSVEVDGTRIREWDARDSPRFGKIYDRQLLFREDEVSLGTAENVTLVAVDARGQRFETTRNVTPRANPEIVRAEFVNGPVDSYHDRIEAERYAAHHVVEVDLDGASPGAVEVETGSRSTNVSEVDTVEFNKYRDYDRERGTLTVHTYWSGISPGNYTVLSDVEISNQNQINDSTESISTTFSVTPSPPEIRINITHGGYFEHIRDFGKVVDARDSFDPDGTEIKFHWGQGAQATTITGVGKFSSFRYANLTVRDDYGLESEIPHQFAQYYTPEITHVREVSQGPYNLTDSVRFNVYSDRFQFTKNLFHERHDVEVTAAYGVRLLEFNSNTIERREAETDPDIDQSGQQYVATVEVEAAALTGDRPVPDVTFYNPSHPQTTRKNASLTTDSRIFAAAEWERTNMTVEDLSYDVRLPYRIQRTVGSRERRNQLLEAGYRVDRQGEAGTEYVVEKREQVREAQYDEETQWYRTRTERNQFLEVSKGWQTGERDVQQRTRTTTETEWRNTRGGRGEFTGNTRRIQTEPAQYRTLRKYQYDTAVERTRTITETHTVSVPDPDGWGTVEHTYETTKEETYTTTVTRSYWSTAARGFGHSFTGETRRVENSPAEYTNQYQYSYQTEVIENVPRYSATRRIQTQTAKYEWQIHETLSDGVIARQMAQTSSDMRIGERRPISQWVLSKQSGFQNVTKSDYDNRNNVIRTRALVRGNVTRISEQTNGDNLRREYVRDFTTEYVDSGVVDPEEIKDELHSMGEKRDPCLPNRVTRCER from the coding sequence ATGACCGTACTGCTCGTTACAGTAACGGTAGGCACCCCGATCGCAGGACATCCCCCGAACAACGAAGCTCCTCTCGCGGACGCCGGACTCGATCAGACCGTCTCTCTGGGCTCTACCGTCCTCTTGGACGCCACCGGGTCTCAGGACCCGGACGGAGAGATAGCCGCGTACAGTTGGCGTATCACCGCACCGAACGGTTCCGTCACCAGTCCGACGTGTACGGACTGCGCTCGGACGGAGTTCGCACCGTCGGAGACGGGAACCTACGCGGTCCGTGTTACTGTCACTGACGACGACGGCGCGACGAGCGCCGACACGCTCTACGTGAACGTGACGCCCGGCGACTCTCCGTCTGTGTCGCTTACCGGCCCGGACGCGCTCGATACCGGGACTGAGGGCACCTATTCCGCCGTGGTCCGACGCGGTGGCGCCTCCCTCGACAACGTACGCTGGCGGGTCGATGGAACGGTCGTACGAAGTGAGTCGATCACCGACGACCGGATCGCTCTCGAACGCTCGTTCGAGTCCCGCGGCAACCGCTCCGTGACGGCCGTCGTCGTCGACGAGTCCGGTCAGCGCGATACGGCGACGGTCACGACGCGGGTAGCGTCTCCGACGTCTCCGAGTCCGAAACCCTCGGATCCGGTCCGAACGGACCCCGATCCCGTCGTCCGCGGCGCGGAACTTCTCACAGGAACCGGCCCGTTTACCGAAACCTACACCGTCGAAACCAGACGGGACTCGTCTCGCGTCGAGCAGGTCAGCTGGACCCGCGACGGCGAGTCGAACGGCACGACACGGGAACTTACCGCGGACTGGGAGCCCGGTCGACACTCGCTCACGTCCGAGGTGACGTACGCCGACGGCTCCAGCGCCAACGCACAGTTCGAGAACGGCAGTACCACAGTCGTCGTCGATCCCCGTCCGACCGCCTCGTTCCGACAGATCGACAACGGAAGCACCCTCTCCGGCATCGTCGACGCGTCGGACGCCAACGGCAACCTCCAGCGAGTCTCCGTCGAAGTCGACGGGACGAGGATCAGAGAGTGGGACGCACGCGACAGTCCGCGGTTCGGCAAGATCTACGATCGACAACTCCTCTTCCGGGAGGACGAGGTCTCCCTCGGAACGGCTGAGAACGTGACGCTCGTCGCGGTCGACGCACGCGGGCAGCGCTTCGAAACGACCCGCAACGTAACCCCCCGCGCGAACCCGGAGATCGTTCGCGCCGAGTTCGTCAACGGGCCGGTCGACTCCTACCACGACCGGATCGAAGCGGAGCGCTACGCTGCCCATCACGTCGTTGAGGTGGATCTAGACGGAGCAAGCCCCGGTGCCGTCGAAGTGGAAACAGGGTCCCGTTCGACGAATGTGAGCGAAGTCGATACTGTAGAATTCAACAAATACAGGGACTATGATAGAGAAAGAGGAACACTTACCGTTCACACTTATTGGAGCGGGATATCACCCGGTAACTATACTGTTTTATCGGACGTAGAGATCTCTAACCAGAATCAAATAAATGATAGCACAGAATCCATTTCTACTACGTTCTCCGTGACACCCAGTCCGCCTGAAATCCGGATCAATATCACTCATGGCGGATATTTCGAGCATATCCGCGACTTCGGAAAGGTCGTGGATGCCAGAGATTCGTTTGATCCGGATGGGACGGAAATTAAGTTCCACTGGGGGCAAGGTGCGCAAGCGACTACCATAACCGGAGTTGGAAAGTTTAGCTCATTTCGGTATGCCAATTTAACAGTTAGGGACGATTATGGTCTAGAAAGTGAGATCCCCCATCAGTTCGCTCAGTATTATACTCCGGAGATAACACATGTAAGAGAAGTTTCTCAAGGGCCCTATAATCTAACTGACTCAGTTCGATTCAATGTGTACTCTGACCGTTTTCAGTTTACAAAGAATCTATTCCATGAACGCCACGATGTAGAGGTAACTGCAGCGTATGGCGTCCGCTTGTTAGAATTCAACAGTAATACAATCGAAAGGAGAGAGGCAGAAACGGATCCAGACATCGATCAGAGTGGGCAACAATATGTGGCGACTGTCGAGGTTGAAGCAGCAGCGCTCACTGGAGACAGGCCTGTGCCAGATGTTACGTTCTACAATCCTTCACATCCCCAGACGACTCGTAAAAACGCCTCACTTACTACGGACAGCCGTATCTTCGCTGCCGCAGAGTGGGAACGAACGAACATGACGGTTGAAGATCTATCTTATGATGTCCGTCTGCCATATCGAATACAGCGAACGGTAGGCTCCAGAGAGCGACGCAACCAGTTGTTAGAAGCAGGGTATCGCGTTGATCGACAGGGCGAAGCTGGCACTGAGTATGTAGTGGAGAAACGAGAGCAGGTACGGGAAGCCCAGTATGACGAAGAAACGCAGTGGTACCGGACGAGAACCGAACGTAATCAGTTCCTTGAGGTATCCAAAGGATGGCAGACAGGAGAGAGAGACGTCCAGCAACGAACCCGTACTACCACTGAGACGGAGTGGCGAAATACCCGCGGGGGCCGGGGAGAATTCACCGGAAATACCCGTCGTATTCAGACAGAACCTGCCCAGTATCGTACTCTTCGTAAATATCAATACGACACTGCTGTCGAGCGGACGAGAACGATAACGGAAACGCACACTGTTTCCGTTCCCGATCCGGACGGATGGGGGACGGTCGAACATACTTATGAGACGACAAAAGAAGAAACTTACACGACGACAGTCACGAGGTCGTATTGGAGTACAGCCGCTCGGGGATTCGGTCATTCATTCACCGGCGAAACACGGCGTGTCGAGAATTCACCTGCGGAGTACACGAATCAGTACCAGTATTCGTATCAAACAGAAGTAATCGAAAACGTTCCTCGATACAGCGCTACACGACGTATACAGACGCAGACAGCGAAGTACGAGTGGCAGATACACGAGACACTATCTGACGGGGTTATCGCGAGACAAATGGCCCAAACGAGTTCTGATATGAGGATCGGTGAACGGAGGCCCATCAGCCAGTGGGTCTTGAGTAAACAAAGTGGATTCCAGAACGTCACGAAGAGCGACTACGACAACCGAAACAATGTCATACGGACCAGAGCACTCGTCAGGGGGAATGTCACGCGCATTTCTGAACAAACCAATGGTGACAATCTCCGACGAGAATACGTTCGTGACTTCACGACGGAATATGTAGACTCAGGGGTTGTGGATCCAGAGGAAATAAAAGACGAGTTGCATTCGATGGGGGAAAAGAGAGATCCATGTCTCCCTAATCGAGTTACGAGGTGTGAGCGATGA
- the aroC gene encoding chorismate synthase, translating into MNGNSFGRLFQVTTFGESHGEAMGVTVSGCPAGLELSEEDIQQDLDRRKPGQSMITTSRGEPDDVSIKSGVQDGYTTGTPIGMVIQNKDARSGKYEPFITAPRPSHGDFTYSAKFGTRNWGGGGRSSARETVNWVAAGAIAKKLLAREGIELKAHVNQIGDVEAPEVSFEQIKEHSEENDVRCAHPETAEAMQELIEEYQEEGDSIGGSIYFEARGVPRGLGAPRFDSVEARLGQAMMSVPATTAFEFGLGKDAREYTGYERNDHWEFGEDGDPVPAENDHGGLQGGITSGEPIYGEVTLHAPTSIPKSQQTVDWETGEEKEEKVIGRHDPVLPPRGVPVVEAMLALTLVDFMLLSGRMNPDRVDDRPGEYDTEYHPSSPENEE; encoded by the coding sequence ATGAACGGCAACAGCTTCGGTCGCCTGTTCCAGGTGACCACCTTCGGCGAGAGCCACGGCGAGGCCATGGGCGTGACGGTCAGCGGCTGTCCTGCCGGGCTCGAACTCTCCGAGGAGGACATTCAGCAAGACCTCGACCGGCGCAAACCCGGCCAGTCGATGATCACGACGAGCCGCGGCGAGCCGGACGACGTCTCGATCAAAAGCGGCGTTCAGGACGGCTACACGACGGGCACCCCGATCGGAATGGTCATCCAGAACAAGGACGCCCGCTCCGGCAAGTACGAGCCCTTCATCACTGCGCCGCGGCCGAGCCACGGCGACTTCACCTACTCCGCCAAGTTCGGCACGCGAAACTGGGGCGGTGGCGGGCGCTCCTCCGCGCGCGAGACGGTCAACTGGGTCGCCGCCGGCGCGATCGCCAAGAAACTGCTCGCCCGCGAGGGGATCGAACTCAAGGCCCACGTCAACCAGATCGGCGACGTCGAGGCGCCCGAGGTCTCCTTCGAGCAGATCAAGGAGCACTCCGAGGAGAACGACGTCCGCTGCGCCCACCCCGAGACCGCCGAGGCGATGCAGGAACTCATCGAGGAGTACCAGGAGGAGGGCGACTCCATCGGCGGGAGCATCTACTTCGAGGCCCGCGGCGTCCCGCGCGGCCTCGGCGCGCCCCGGTTCGACTCGGTCGAGGCCCGCCTCGGCCAGGCGATGATGAGCGTCCCCGCGACGACCGCCTTCGAGTTCGGCCTCGGCAAGGACGCCCGGGAGTACACCGGCTACGAGCGCAACGACCACTGGGAGTTCGGCGAGGACGGCGACCCGGTCCCCGCCGAGAACGACCACGGCGGCCTCCAGGGCGGCATCACCAGCGGCGAACCCATCTACGGCGAGGTGACCCTGCACGCGCCCACGTCGATCCCCAAGTCCCAGCAGACGGTCGACTGGGAGACCGGCGAGGAGAAAGAGGAGAAGGTGATCGGCCGGCACGACCCGGTCCTCCCGCCGCGGGGCGTCCCCGTCGTCGAGGCGATGCTCGCGCTGACGCTCGTCGACTTCATGCTGCTCTCCGGCCGCATGAACCCCGACCGCGTCGACGACCGGCCCGGCGAGTACGATACGGAGTACCACCCCAGTAGTCCGGAGAACGAGGAGTAA
- a CDS encoding alkaline phosphatase family protein, with the protein MLRSDVEAHLRDEFEDDGYLFPDYEGYCFANVSHTATSLLGAETGRTLPEDVFDGVETDGVDTVLVVLIDGFGLQQWKRDRERHALLDRITERGVVTPLTSVYPSETAAAITTLHTGALPAEHGVVGWNVYEPTVDEEFEALPFLTKDGTPPTGLTRDDVANADPLYPELADAGIGARFVSPFADGVEGVEGYPYEDVVEVGDRLRDALVDTDGDGLSYVFTYLPQIDAASHADGTEAESYQETLASLCEQLERAVESVGDDTAEDALLVVTADHGHVDTDPARNVDLGGIDGLPDSLRQRADGTPIRFSGSPRNVHLQLRPDRVDAVADRLRGELDARVFTREEVLGRDLFGDVEPSGAFRRRLGDLVLTHRNLGTWWGDAEPGELELIGMHGGLHPHEMLVPFAAVRLSELRE; encoded by the coding sequence ATGCTTCGGTCGGACGTGGAGGCCCACCTCCGTGACGAGTTCGAGGACGACGGCTACCTCTTCCCGGACTACGAGGGGTACTGCTTCGCGAACGTCTCCCACACCGCCACGTCGCTGCTCGGCGCGGAGACCGGGCGAACGCTCCCGGAAGACGTCTTCGACGGCGTCGAGACGGACGGCGTCGACACCGTCCTCGTCGTCCTGATCGACGGGTTCGGTCTCCAACAGTGGAAGCGCGACCGCGAGCGCCACGCGCTCCTCGACCGGATCACCGAACGCGGCGTCGTCACGCCGCTCACCTCCGTCTATCCCTCGGAGACGGCCGCAGCTATCACCACGCTCCACACCGGCGCCCTCCCGGCCGAACACGGCGTGGTCGGCTGGAACGTGTACGAACCGACCGTCGACGAGGAGTTCGAAGCGCTCCCGTTCCTGACCAAGGACGGGACTCCGCCGACCGGGCTGACCCGCGACGACGTGGCGAACGCGGACCCGCTGTACCCGGAACTCGCGGACGCGGGGATCGGGGCGCGCTTCGTGTCGCCCTTCGCGGACGGGGTCGAGGGTGTCGAGGGCTACCCGTACGAGGACGTCGTAGAGGTCGGCGACCGACTCCGCGATGCCCTCGTCGACACAGACGGGGACGGGCTGTCCTACGTCTTCACCTACCTCCCCCAGATCGACGCCGCCTCGCACGCTGACGGGACCGAGGCGGAGTCCTATCAGGAGACGCTCGCGTCGCTCTGCGAGCAGCTCGAACGCGCGGTCGAAAGCGTCGGCGACGACACCGCGGAGGACGCGCTCCTCGTCGTCACCGCCGACCACGGCCACGTCGACACCGACCCCGCACGCAACGTGGACCTCGGCGGCATCGATGGGCTGCCCGATTCCCTCCGCCAGCGCGCCGACGGCACGCCGATCCGCTTCTCCGGGAGCCCACGGAACGTTCACCTACAGCTCCGGCCGGACCGCGTCGACGCCGTCGCCGACCGCCTCCGCGGCGAACTCGACGCGCGGGTCTTCACCCGCGAGGAGGTCCTCGGCCGCGACCTGTTCGGCGACGTCGAGCCCTCCGGAGCCTTCCGCCGCCGCCTCGGCGACCTGGTTCTCACTCACCGGAACCTGGGGACCTGGTGGGGCGACGCCGAACCGGGTGAGCTGGAACTGATCGGGATGCACGGCGGCCTACACCCCCACGAGATGCTGGTGCCGTTCGCGGCTGTCCGGCTGTCCGAGTTGCGGGAGTAG
- the aroA gene encoding 3-phosphoshikimate 1-carboxyvinyltransferase, protein MDVTVSESTVAGAARAPPSKSYTHRAILAAGYADGALVHDPLRSADTRATMRAVEAFGGTVEDSGDDLAITGFAGRPYVPDDVVDCANSGTTMRLVTAAAALADGATVITGDDSLRSRPQGPLLDAIEDLGGRAESTRGNGQAPLVVGGPLSGGEVSIPGDVSSQYITALLMAGAVTDEGIDVDLETELKSAPYVDITLEVLDDFGVDAEKTDDGFSVAGGQSYDAGGQSYDAGGEYHVPGDFSSMSYLLAAGAVAAGDDLRVEGAHPSAQGDSAIVGILEDMGASVDWDREEGVITVERSDLVGTTVDVGDTPDLLPTVAAVGAIADGVTEIENCEHVRYKETDRVSAMAEELEKLGAEVSEEEDTLTIHGGDSDLVGARVDGRADHRVVMSLAVAGLVADGETTIEGGEHVDVSFPDFFDVLYDLGASVERSGE, encoded by the coding sequence ATGGACGTCACCGTCTCCGAGTCGACGGTCGCGGGCGCTGCGAGAGCCCCGCCGTCGAAGAGCTACACGCACCGCGCCATCCTCGCCGCCGGCTACGCGGACGGGGCGCTGGTCCACGACCCGCTCCGGAGCGCCGACACCCGCGCGACGATGCGCGCCGTCGAGGCCTTCGGCGGCACCGTCGAAGATTCCGGCGACGACCTCGCGATCACCGGCTTCGCCGGCCGCCCCTACGTCCCGGACGACGTCGTCGACTGCGCCAACAGCGGGACGACGATGCGGCTGGTCACCGCCGCGGCGGCGCTCGCCGACGGCGCGACGGTCATCACCGGCGACGACTCCCTTCGGTCGCGCCCGCAAGGGCCGCTGCTCGACGCCATCGAGGACCTGGGCGGGCGCGCGGAGAGCACCCGCGGCAACGGGCAAGCGCCGCTGGTCGTCGGCGGCCCCCTCTCCGGCGGCGAGGTCTCTATCCCCGGCGACGTGTCGTCACAGTACATCACGGCGCTACTGATGGCCGGCGCCGTCACCGACGAGGGGATCGACGTCGACCTCGAAACCGAACTGAAGTCCGCGCCGTACGTGGACATCACGCTGGAGGTGCTCGACGACTTCGGCGTCGACGCCGAGAAGACCGACGACGGGTTCAGCGTCGCCGGCGGGCAGTCCTACGACGCCGGCGGGCAGTCCTACGACGCCGGCGGGGAGTACCACGTCCCCGGCGACTTCTCCTCGATGTCGTACCTGCTCGCCGCCGGCGCTGTCGCCGCTGGGGACGACCTCCGCGTCGAGGGCGCCCATCCGAGCGCGCAGGGCGACAGCGCGATCGTCGGCATCCTCGAAGACATGGGCGCGTCCGTCGACTGGGACCGCGAGGAGGGCGTCATCACCGTCGAACGCTCCGACCTCGTCGGCACCACCGTCGACGTGGGCGACACGCCGGACCTCCTGCCGACGGTCGCCGCGGTCGGCGCTATCGCCGACGGCGTCACGGAGATCGAAAACTGCGAGCACGTGCGCTACAAGGAGACCGACCGCGTGAGCGCGATGGCCGAGGAATTGGAGAAGCTCGGCGCGGAGGTCAGCGAAGAGGAGGACACCCTCACGATCCACGGCGGCGACTCGGACCTGGTCGGCGCGCGGGTCGACGGCCGCGCGGACCACCGCGTCGTCATGTCGCTAGCTGTCGCCGGCCTCGTCGCCGACGGCGAGACGACGATCGAGGGCGGCGAACACGTCGACGTCTCCTTCCCCGACTTCTTCGACGTGCTGTACGACCTCGGCGCGTCGGTCGAACGCTCGGGGGAGTGA